In a genomic window of Deltaproteobacteria bacterium:
- a CDS encoding HNH endonuclease, whose product MAMDVLTFEEMCRHEGIYLQRGMYATTPRGRPVLLISPGKKNVYADLVEERAEILIYEGHNAMRSARRPHPQLEDQPLDTVDGKRTANGVLFDAAAAFRDGKSPAVPVRIYRKIHRGIWANLGEYRVIDAWRESDGRRLVVRFKLRRHGKAGWKRGETPNPRYIPPKVRVKVWKRDQGRCAICGAVRDLHFDHVIPVAKGGGNDEKNIQLLCSAHNLAKSDDI is encoded by the coding sequence TTGGCGATGGACGTACTGACGTTCGAGGAAATGTGCCGCCACGAGGGGATATACCTCCAGCGTGGGATGTACGCGACGACCCCGCGGGGCCGCCCGGTGCTGCTCATCAGCCCCGGGAAGAAGAACGTTTACGCAGACCTCGTCGAGGAGCGCGCCGAGATCCTGATCTATGAGGGGCACAACGCGATGCGCTCGGCGCGCCGGCCACATCCCCAATTGGAGGACCAGCCGCTCGACACGGTCGATGGGAAGCGAACAGCGAACGGCGTACTTTTCGACGCCGCCGCCGCGTTTCGCGACGGCAAATCGCCGGCCGTGCCGGTGCGGATCTACCGAAAAATCCACAGGGGGATTTGGGCCAATCTCGGCGAATACCGAGTCATCGACGCCTGGCGCGAGTCGGATGGCCGCCGCCTCGTCGTGCGATTTAAGCTCCGTCGTCACGGCAAGGCGGGCTGGAAGCGCGGCGAAACGCCGAATCCGCGCTACATCCCGCCCAAAGTCCGCGTGAAAGTCTGGAAGCGCGATCAGGGACGGTGCGCGATTTGCGGCGCTGTCCGCGACCTGCACTTCGACCACGTCATTCCGGTGGCCAAGGGTGGCGGAAACGACGAAAAGAACATCCAACTTCTGTGCTCGGCGCATAACCTCGCGAAATCAGACGACATTTGA